In Cystobacter fuscus DSM 2262, the DNA window TCTAATGCGGGCCGCCTCTCTCGTGCCCAGGAGCCTCGCCGGTGCACCCTTCGTCCTCCTCTGATCCCGGAATGGAGCAACTCCTGGCGTTGGCCCATCCCACGGATACCTGCCGGGGCATGTTCTTCAACGGCCTGCTGGACGCCGCGCGCTCCCTGGGCGGCGAGCCGCTGCGGGCCCGATGCTTCGCGGCCGTGGGGGAGCGCAAGTTCGTGGACTTCTTCAGCTACCCCATCACGGACTTCCTGCGCTCCATCTTCCTCGTCGCGCAAGAGCTCGGCCCGACGCATGGGGGCACCGAGGCCGTCCTGCGCCTGCTCGGGCGGCGCGCGACGACGGACTTCGCCCAGTCCACCGTGGGCAAGACGCTGCTCGCGCTCGCCGGCAATGATCCCGGGCGGGTGCTCGCCGCCGTCCCCAATGGGTGCCGGGCCTCGCTGAGCTATGGCGAGCGCTCGGTGGAGGTGCTGGGAGAAGGGCACGCCCGGTTCCTGGCGCGTGGGGACTTGCTGCCCCGGCCGTATAACGAGGGGATGATCGCCGCCGCGATCGAGCTCTCCTCGGCTCGCGACGTCCAGGTGCGGGGCGAGCGCCGGGGCGTGCTCGACGTCGATTACGACGTGCGCTGGTCGTGAGGGGCGCGTTATGGGAAGCGCCTGCCTGGCCGCTCTCCGTGTCGAGCCGTGACGGGCAGGCGCCCGGGGGGTGCTGGGGAACCCCGGAATACCTCCGGTTCGCGACATAATCCGCGCCTTCCACCCGTTGCGAGGGGATGAGGCTCGAAGCAGACGGAGAAACGAGGACGCGATGGGTGTGAAGTTGCTGCTGGCGGGCTGGTACGGACAGGAAGACGCGCTCTCGGGTCCCGAGGCCCCCCGTCCCTGGTTGCGGCGCGTGGAGGCCTGGTTGCGCGAGGCGGCGGGAGACGAGCTGGAAGGCGTGCGGGTGGTGGCGAGCGCGCAGGGTCCCATCCTCTTGTTGAGACTGCATCCGGCCGCGGACGACGTGGCCATCGTGGCCGCCGGACAGGGGCGGGTGGTGGTCTCGGCCAACACCTCCATGG includes these proteins:
- a CDS encoding DUF2378 family protein, with amino-acid sequence MEQLLALAHPTDTCRGMFFNGLLDAARSLGGEPLRARCFAAVGERKFVDFFSYPITDFLRSIFLVAQELGPTHGGTEAVLRLLGRRATTDFAQSTVGKTLLALAGNDPGRVLAAVPNGCRASLSYGERSVEVLGEGHARFLARGDLLPRPYNEGMIAAAIELSSARDVQVRGERRGVLDVDYDVRWS